In Pseudomonas alcaliphila JAB1, a single window of DNA contains:
- the pyrE gene encoding orotate phosphoribosyltransferase, with protein MQAYQRDFIRFAIERGVLRFGQFTLKSGRTSPYFFNAGLFDSGLALAQLGRFYAAAIVDSGIDFDVLFGPAYKGIPLAATTAVALAEHHQRDLPWCFNRKEAKDHGEGGTLVGAPLKGRVLIVDDVITAGTAIREVMQIIQGQGAQAAGTLIALNRQERGQGELSAIQEVERDFGMPVVSIVSLEQVLEYLAGDAELKQYLPAVEAYRAEYGI; from the coding sequence ATGCAAGCGTACCAGCGCGATTTCATTCGCTTTGCCATCGAACGCGGTGTTCTGCGTTTCGGTCAGTTCACTCTCAAGTCCGGGCGTACCAGCCCTTATTTCTTCAATGCCGGCTTGTTCGACAGCGGTCTGGCGCTGGCTCAGCTGGGGCGTTTTTACGCGGCTGCCATCGTCGATAGCGGGATCGACTTCGACGTGCTGTTCGGCCCGGCCTATAAAGGCATTCCGCTGGCTGCGACCACTGCCGTGGCGCTGGCCGAGCATCATCAGCGCGATCTGCCCTGGTGCTTCAACCGCAAGGAAGCCAAGGACCATGGCGAGGGCGGCACCCTGGTCGGCGCGCCGCTCAAGGGCCGTGTGCTGATCGTCGATGATGTGATCACTGCCGGCACCGCAATCCGCGAGGTCATGCAGATCATCCAGGGGCAGGGCGCTCAGGCTGCCGGTACCCTGATCGCGCTGAACCGTCAGGAGCGTGGTCAAGGCGAGCTTTCCGCCATTCAGGAAGTCGAGCGCGACTTCGGCATGCCCGTAGTGAGCATCGTGTCACTCGAACAGGTACTGGAATATCTGGCAGGGGATGCTGAACTGAAGCAATATCTGCCGGCTGTCGAGGCCTATCGCGCCGAGTACGGAATCTAG
- a CDS encoding DUF4124 domain-containing protein codes for MPAPLLTRCTLLCSLLLPLSGVAAELYRYVDDKGVTVLSRQGVPPEFIGKGYEVLNDQGRVLRVIPPAPTPEEFARMQADKARASSDAQLLRLYTNLDDVDRARERKLAELDSVTSVARGNLQSVRTQQANLQSQAADHERAGRQVPEHLLAQINNLKEEQQRLQRDIARYKEARTQAEAGFAADRARLAELFGEPQKKP; via the coding sequence ATGCCTGCACCGCTCCTGACCCGCTGTACGCTGCTTTGTAGCCTGCTGCTGCCGTTGTCGGGAGTGGCTGCCGAGCTCTATCGTTATGTCGACGACAAGGGCGTGACAGTGCTCAGCCGCCAGGGTGTGCCGCCCGAGTTCATCGGCAAGGGGTACGAGGTGCTCAATGATCAGGGGCGCGTGCTACGGGTGATCCCGCCAGCCCCTACGCCCGAAGAGTTCGCCCGTATGCAGGCGGACAAGGCGCGTGCCAGCAGCGATGCCCAGTTGCTGCGTCTGTACACCAATCTCGACGATGTCGACCGTGCCCGTGAGCGCAAGCTGGCCGAGCTCGACAGCGTCACCAGCGTCGCGCGTGGCAATCTGCAGTCGGTGCGTACTCAGCAGGCCAACCTGCAGAGCCAGGCCGCCGACCATGAGCGTGCCGGGCGCCAGGTACCGGAACATTTGCTGGCGCAGATCAACAACCTCAAGGAAGAGCAGCAGCGCCTGCAGCGTGATATTGCGCGTTACAAGGAAGCCCGCACTCAGGCCGAGGCCGGTTTTGCCGCTGATCGTGCGCGCCTGGCCGAGCTGTTCGGCGAGCCGCAGAAAAAGCCTTAG